One region of Sulfurisphaera ohwakuensis genomic DNA includes:
- a CDS encoding RNA-guided endonuclease InsQ/TnpB family protein codes for MPNVGFRFRAYVDDQTIRALKAQLRLACEMYNTLRWADIYFYQRDGKGLTQTELRQLALDLRKQDKEYQQLYSQVVQQIADRYYDARDRFFKGLAHFPKEKKPHKYYSLVYPQSGWKILESREIRTKSRKNKKKLMLLGLSNLGVFKVIVHRDFPLDKVKRVVVKLTRSERVYVSFIVEGVGFSQLPKTGKVVAIDVGVEKLLTTSDGFYFPNLRPYERALEKIRKLHKVLSRKEFLSKNWFKAKVKLARGYEHLKNLRQDLYMKLGKWFAQHYDVVVMEDIDVKQLVEESERKLRMRLHDVAFHELKRILGYQLEKYGKKLLLINPAYTSKMCAKCGYVKRELTLTDRVFSCPKCGWVTDRDYNACLNILKRSGWEPSLVPVELYPLPVAKSYGQGGAMKQEAPPFRAG; via the coding sequence ATGCCCAACGTAGGGTTCCGCTTTCGTGCATATGTTGACGATCAAACAATTAGGGCGTTAAAAGCCCAGTTGAGGTTAGCATGTGAGATGTACAACACCCTACGCTGGGCAGATATCTATTTCTACCAAAGGGACGGAAAGGGTCTTACACAAACGGAGTTAAGACAACTCGCTCTAGATCTAAGAAAGCAAGATAAGGAGTACCAACAACTCTACTCACAAGTAGTACAGCAAATTGCCGATCGTTATTACGATGCTAGGGATAGGTTCTTCAAAGGTCTAGCACACTTTCCTAAGGAGAAGAAACCCCATAAGTACTACTCTCTTGTTTACCCACAAAGTGGATGGAAAATACTTGAGAGCAGGGAAATAAGGACTAAGAGTAGGAAGAATAAGAAGAAGCTGATGTTATTGGGGTTATCAAATCTCGGCGTGTTTAAGGTCATTGTTCATAGGGACTTCCCGCTTGACAAAGTAAAGAGGGTGGTAGTTAAACTAACACGTTCAGAGAGAGTATATGTCTCCTTCATAGTTGAAGGTGTTGGATTCTCTCAACTCCCAAAGACTGGTAAGGTAGTTGCAATAGATGTTGGGGTAGAGAAACTCTTAACCACGAGTGATGGGTTCTATTTCCCTAACTTGAGACCTTATGAGAGGGCACTTGAGAAGATAAGGAAACTCCACAAGGTTCTCTCGAGGAAAGAGTTCTTGTCGAAAAATTGGTTTAAAGCAAAAGTGAAGTTAGCTAGGGGTTATGAACACTTGAAGAACTTGAGACAAGACCTCTATATGAAGTTGGGCAAATGGTTCGCACAACATTATGACGTTGTAGTAATGGAGGACATAGATGTTAAACAACTGGTGGAGGAGTCAGAAAGGAAGTTGAGGATGAGGTTACACGATGTTGCATTCCATGAGTTGAAGAGAATACTAGGATATCAGTTGGAAAAATATGGAAAGAAACTGTTGTTAATAAATCCAGCATATACTTCAAAGATGTGTGCCAAATGCGGGTACGTAAAGAGAGAGTTAACTTTGACTGACCGTGTGTTCAGCTGTCCTAAGTGTGGTTGGGTTACTGATCGTGATTATAACGCTTGCTTAAACATATTGAAGAGATCGGGGTGGGAGCCATCCTTAGTGCCTGTGGAGCTCTACCCTCTACCCGTAGCGAAAAGCTACGGGCAAGGTGGGGCTATGAAGCAGGAAGCTCCGCCCTTCAGGGCGGGGTAG
- a CDS encoding NAD(P)/FAD-dependent oxidoreductase — MRIVILGGGFAGIAAKSVYKDAILIDKDDKFLLTPRLVDTIAKGDSALFYRKPDIQAEVLKINFREKKVITNKGEIPYDKLIVALGYKQDLTKIKGAKDHVMKLESFEDALKIREEIRKAKSLIVIGGGDLGIELIGSTIELLGKIKGKEKITLINRGKRILPHMPEEISLTAEKILTELGVELLLDTSVEEIKGKQVITNQGTFSADHIFYAGGIRGPDILNSLGFTTENYKMVVNDDLSSVDYKDVYGAGACASLKYPSNAEVSMQSGVHAINNALTGSEEKFKPKQLADVVEIDNNFLGIFMGIPIRGSVARLLKSFALTRVLYKINRINSS; from the coding sequence ATGAGAATAGTTATATTAGGAGGAGGATTTGCTGGAATAGCAGCTAAATCTGTATATAAAGATGCCATCTTAATAGATAAGGACGACAAATTTTTACTTACGCCTAGATTGGTTGATACTATAGCTAAAGGAGATTCTGCATTGTTTTATAGAAAGCCTGATATACAAGCTGAAGTTCTTAAAATCAACTTTAGGGAAAAGAAAGTTATCACTAATAAGGGTGAAATACCTTATGATAAATTAATTGTAGCTTTAGGTTATAAGCAAGATTTAACGAAGATAAAAGGGGCTAAAGATCATGTAATGAAACTAGAAAGTTTTGAAGATGCACTTAAAATAAGGGAGGAAATACGTAAAGCTAAAAGTTTAATAGTAATAGGAGGAGGAGATTTAGGAATAGAACTTATTGGTAGTACAATTGAGCTTTTAGGAAAAATAAAAGGGAAAGAGAAAATTACATTAATTAATAGGGGAAAGAGAATTTTGCCACATATGCCAGAAGAGATTTCATTAACTGCTGAAAAAATATTAACAGAATTGGGAGTAGAATTACTTTTAGATACTAGTGTAGAGGAGATAAAAGGTAAACAAGTTATTACTAATCAAGGTACTTTTTCTGCGGATCATATATTTTACGCTGGAGGAATTAGGGGACCGGATATTCTTAACTCACTAGGTTTCACAACTGAAAATTATAAAATGGTAGTAAACGATGATCTTAGTTCAGTAGATTATAAGGATGTTTATGGTGCTGGTGCTTGTGCATCTCTGAAATATCCTTCTAATGCTGAAGTATCTATGCAATCCGGTGTTCACGCTATTAATAATGCATTAACCGGTTCTGAAGAGAAATTTAAACCAAAGCAATTAGCTGATGTCGTAGAAATAGATAATAACTTTCTAGGCATATTTATGGGAATCCCAATAAGAGGTAGTGTTGCTAGATTATTGAAATCCTTCGCATTAACTAGGGTTTTATATAAAATAAATAGAATAAATTCGTCATAA
- a CDS encoding serine protease has product MNRNILIVILTILIIVAGISGYLVGKTENGNVTSTTTTVTKTIEQVVPSPVSDPANLGNGEDYLINPVFPDHTIASQYAYVTPGEGLVFIGNPYLSGNGYLAGAKGAAVIASMLAYQPLTEYNYYLYINSPYCINVPGAVKTDSATVMYLASMLNQQSALNKSLYFLGDVGLEGYMYSTGVVYQRIVQLYQGGIYYLVVPQMMALAEGQNYQMALQFAKEHHEVLYTVSSIPQIYQITTGSKLPTPSGYIDFPINFSIGYLYLEHLYQELYNSSSNITAKKLAQKYWSEAQKLANEGNYTAFYFLPNPAVEAIQVLYQPDYNLSLEVQEAINNASTLSNLWKIETASEAAYLSHGNITEQILANAWAALSLSINVGPTITPYGFYQGLYNAFLTDLYAAEYLDAVTNSHYGNITLLIQIYRNPNVIYDFGFFTNYYAMMAIQFRDYFLKQLNSTDQAVVLNSIYSYMANETQILENAAAYFDGPSVVGYMMMNYGLQTHNLNLLYYSMPYIRFVMNTEELTWYL; this is encoded by the coding sequence ATGAATAGAAATATTTTAATTGTTATATTAACTATACTTATAATAGTTGCAGGAATAAGTGGGTATTTAGTAGGTAAAACAGAGAATGGTAATGTCACTAGTACTACAACAACTGTAACAAAAACAATAGAGCAAGTTGTTCCTTCTCCAGTTTCTGATCCAGCAAATTTAGGTAATGGTGAGGATTATCTGATTAATCCCGTATTTCCAGACCATACTATTGCTTCTCAATACGCATACGTTACACCGGGAGAGGGATTAGTTTTTATAGGAAACCCATACCTATCTGGAAATGGTTATTTAGCTGGCGCTAAAGGTGCTGCAGTGATAGCTTCTATGTTAGCTTACCAGCCATTGACAGAATATAATTACTACTTATACATTAACTCGCCTTATTGTATTAACGTCCCTGGTGCCGTGAAAACAGATTCTGCAACTGTAATGTACTTAGCTTCAATGTTAAATCAGCAATCAGCATTAAATAAATCGTTGTACTTCTTAGGTGATGTTGGTTTGGAAGGTTATATGTATTCAACTGGTGTAGTTTACCAGAGAATTGTACAACTTTACCAAGGAGGAATTTATTATCTCGTAGTACCTCAAATGATGGCATTAGCTGAAGGTCAAAATTACCAAATGGCTTTACAATTTGCAAAAGAACACCATGAAGTGCTCTACACGGTTTCTTCAATACCTCAAATATACCAGATAACCACTGGAAGTAAGTTACCAACTCCTTCGGGTTATATAGATTTTCCAATAAACTTCAGTATTGGTTATCTATATCTAGAACATCTTTACCAGGAACTTTATAACAGTAGTAGTAATATAACAGCTAAGAAATTAGCTCAAAAGTATTGGAGTGAAGCACAGAAGTTAGCAAATGAAGGAAATTACACAGCGTTCTATTTCTTACCTAACCCCGCAGTAGAAGCTATCCAAGTCCTATATCAACCCGACTACAACTTATCTTTAGAGGTGCAAGAGGCAATCAATAATGCAAGTACCTTAAGCAATTTATGGAAAATTGAAACGGCATCAGAGGCAGCGTATTTATCACATGGAAATATAACGGAACAAATACTCGCAAATGCATGGGCTGCTTTAAGTTTATCAATTAATGTAGGACCAACAATAACGCCATATGGATTTTATCAAGGGTTATATAACGCATTCTTGACTGATTTATATGCAGCAGAGTACCTAGATGCTGTAACTAACTCCCATTATGGAAACATCACTTTACTAATTCAAATCTATAGAAATCCAAATGTAATATATGACTTTGGCTTCTTTACAAATTATTATGCGATGATGGCTATTCAATTTAGAGACTATTTCCTAAAGCAACTTAATTCAACAGACCAAGCTGTAGTACTAAATTCAATATACTCTTATATGGCTAATGAGACACAAATACTTGAAAATGCGGCAGCTTATTTCGATGGACCATCTGTTGTTGGTTATATGATGATGAATTACGGATTACAGACACACAATCTTAATCTATTATATTACTCAATGCCATATATAAGATTTGTAATGAATACTGAAGAATTAACATGGTATCTCTAA
- a CDS encoding thiamine pyrophosphate-dependent enzyme has product MGGRHFKASGKQRFVFSSWLGSMGIGIPGAVGASFVTDKVLALVGDGGFAMTMMELITAKKYSRPIKVVIFNNSKLGMIKFEQEVMGYPEWGVDLYNPDFSKLAEAIGIESVRVEDPKDLDEGLKKLKESKGPFVMDVVVDPNERPMPPKLTFTQAKNYILSIFREKLESVE; this is encoded by the coding sequence GTGGGGGGCAGGCATTTTAAAGCTTCTGGTAAGCAGCGTTTCGTATTTTCTTCATGGTTAGGTTCTATGGGAATTGGCATTCCCGGGGCAGTGGGTGCTTCATTTGTAACTGACAAAGTCTTAGCCCTAGTGGGAGATGGGGGATTTGCTATGACTATGATGGAATTAATAACTGCTAAAAAATACTCTAGGCCAATAAAAGTAGTAATCTTTAACAATTCTAAGTTAGGAATGATAAAATTTGAACAAGAAGTTATGGGATATCCAGAATGGGGTGTGGACTTATATAACCCAGATTTTTCGAAACTAGCTGAGGCCATTGGGATTGAGAGTGTTAGGGTAGAAGACCCGAAAGACTTAGATGAGGGGTTAAAGAAGCTTAAGGAGAGTAAAGGCCCATTTGTAATGGATGTTGTAGTAGATCCTAATGAAAGACCTATGCCACCTAAATTGACCTTTACACAAGCAAAGAACTATATTCTATCTATATTTAGAGAAAAACTTGAATCCGTTGAGTGA
- the treH1 gene encoding alpha,alpha-trehalase TreH1 produces MKLGFISNQITSAIIQGTSIVWFPVPKFDSPSIFAKLLDEDGGEFSIVVKKESQLKQYYEHPLVLTTEVNTEKGKIKITDLLPLGETVIIRKVESEVPFSVVFKPFFKYALYRPIILKDKFINSKGRDCVAFLYSWDGKVKREGPFVWKFSEGKGFLIANYSTDVEHGALSERGKNLRLNFEKPFEKTIEYWESFEVKSNMYEDLYKSSVFVLLGSIYSPSGASIAAPTTSLPEVVGGSRNWDYRFAWVRDSSITAEALINAGFIVEARRILNFLLSLINFTSKPFYYPLYTIEGTIPPPEVKLMWLSGYKNSKPVRIGNAASKQIQLDVEGFFLNALYKYFEKTGDKVYIKDVFDKVEYIADWVSENWLLKDSGIWEDRGEPRHYTHSKIMMWVALDRAGKLAEHIGKEDRWRESRESLRKWILEKCVTNGYFARFAGSEDVDSSILSAPLYGFVNERDILFLNTLSKIEKELKVGNFVKRYKTDFMGEAKHPFLLTTLWLARVYIRLGRIEEAKNIISNIEEIAGNLKLIGEHLDVEKKEFTGNFPQVFVHAEIINLIKELEEKESKGMISS; encoded by the coding sequence GTGAAATTAGGTTTTATATCAAACCAGATAACCTCCGCAATTATACAAGGTACTTCAATAGTTTGGTTCCCAGTTCCTAAGTTTGATTCTCCTTCAATATTTGCTAAGCTACTAGATGAAGACGGGGGAGAGTTCTCTATAGTAGTAAAGAAAGAGTCTCAGCTAAAGCAGTATTATGAGCATCCTTTGGTGTTAACTACAGAAGTTAATACAGAAAAAGGAAAGATTAAAATTACTGATTTATTACCCTTAGGTGAAACTGTGATAATAAGAAAGGTTGAAAGTGAAGTTCCATTTTCAGTAGTTTTCAAACCCTTCTTTAAGTATGCACTTTATAGGCCAATAATACTAAAGGATAAGTTTATCAACTCTAAGGGTAGGGATTGCGTAGCTTTTCTCTATAGTTGGGACGGGAAAGTTAAAAGAGAAGGACCTTTCGTCTGGAAATTTTCTGAAGGGAAAGGATTTTTAATAGCTAACTACTCTACAGATGTGGAGCATGGAGCTTTAAGTGAAAGAGGAAAGAATTTAAGATTAAATTTTGAGAAGCCTTTCGAGAAGACCATAGAATACTGGGAGAGTTTTGAAGTTAAATCTAACATGTATGAGGATCTATACAAATCTTCAGTTTTCGTTCTTTTAGGTTCAATTTATTCTCCTTCTGGAGCATCAATTGCAGCTCCCACTACTTCTTTGCCAGAAGTTGTTGGTGGCTCAAGAAATTGGGATTATCGTTTTGCTTGGGTTAGAGATTCATCAATTACGGCTGAGGCATTAATTAATGCAGGGTTTATTGTAGAGGCTAGAAGGATACTCAATTTCCTTTTGTCATTAATTAACTTTACGTCAAAACCTTTCTATTATCCTTTATATACTATAGAAGGTACAATACCTCCACCAGAAGTTAAATTAATGTGGTTATCTGGATATAAGAACTCAAAGCCCGTTAGAATAGGAAATGCAGCATCAAAACAAATACAACTTGATGTAGAGGGATTCTTCTTAAACGCACTTTATAAATACTTTGAAAAAACTGGAGACAAGGTTTATATAAAAGACGTCTTTGACAAAGTTGAATACATTGCAGATTGGGTTTCCGAAAACTGGTTATTAAAGGATTCTGGAATATGGGAGGACAGAGGTGAACCTAGGCATTATACTCACTCTAAAATAATGATGTGGGTAGCCTTAGATAGAGCTGGAAAGCTTGCAGAACATATAGGCAAAGAAGATAGATGGAGGGAAAGTAGAGAATCACTGAGGAAATGGATTTTAGAAAAATGTGTAACAAATGGTTATTTTGCAAGATTTGCTGGAAGTGAAGACGTTGATTCATCAATACTTTCCGCACCTCTATATGGTTTTGTGAACGAAAGAGATATACTTTTCTTAAATACTTTGTCTAAGATAGAGAAGGAACTTAAAGTCGGTAACTTTGTTAAGAGATATAAGACCGACTTTATGGGAGAAGCTAAACATCCATTTCTCCTAACTACATTATGGTTAGCTAGAGTTTATATAAGGCTGGGAAGAATTGAAGAAGCAAAGAATATAATCTCTAACATAGAAGAGATAGCAGGGAACTTAAAGCTTATTGGAGAACATTTAGATGTTGAGAAGAAGGAATTTACCGGTAATTTCCCCCAAGTATTTGTACATGCCGAAATTATTAACTTAATTAAGGAACTTGAAGAGAAAGAAAGTAAAGGAATGATTAGTAGTTAA
- the sor gene encoding sulfur oxygenase/reductase: protein MPKPYVAINMVEVRNDPKTLELFGKVGPKVCMVTARHPGFVGFQNHVQIGVVPLGTRWGGAKMEMSQEMHSLMLMQYTFWKNWKDHEEMHKQNWANLFRLCLQCADQMIWGPYEPLYEIVYANMPLNTEMTDFTVMVGKKFAAGEAVSIPPISQPYGKRVVAFGEHIVKEGLENQFEEYAIKTLEAFRSAPGFLGGMILKEIGVSPLGSLQLNAKGFHQILETANGMDVPEPVTIYEAPEFRNRPQRYIVHTEWSDTNALMFGLGRVLIYPEVRQIHDKVLDTLVYGPYIRVLNPMMEGTYWREYLNEYHL from the coding sequence ATGCCAAAACCATATGTAGCAATAAACATGGTAGAAGTAAGAAACGATCCTAAAACATTAGAACTTTTCGGAAAAGTAGGACCCAAAGTATGCATGGTCACGGCAAGACATCCAGGGTTTGTAGGATTTCAAAATCATGTACAGATAGGAGTAGTTCCTCTAGGGACTAGATGGGGAGGTGCAAAAATGGAAATGAGTCAAGAAATGCACAGCTTAATGTTAATGCAATATACCTTTTGGAAGAATTGGAAAGATCATGAGGAAATGCATAAACAGAACTGGGCTAATCTATTTAGGTTATGCCTACAATGTGCAGACCAAATGATTTGGGGACCTTACGAACCTTTATATGAAATAGTTTACGCCAATATGCCTCTTAATACAGAAATGACTGATTTCACAGTTATGGTAGGTAAGAAGTTTGCCGCTGGAGAAGCTGTATCTATTCCTCCAATTTCTCAACCTTACGGAAAGAGAGTTGTTGCCTTCGGAGAGCATATAGTAAAAGAGGGATTAGAGAATCAATTTGAGGAATATGCTATAAAAACTCTTGAAGCTTTCAGATCAGCTCCAGGATTCCTAGGAGGAATGATACTTAAAGAGATTGGAGTATCACCTTTAGGAAGTTTACAACTAAACGCAAAAGGATTTCATCAAATATTAGAGACAGCTAACGGAATGGACGTCCCAGAACCAGTAACAATTTATGAAGCTCCAGAGTTCAGAAATAGACCACAGAGGTATATTGTTCATACAGAGTGGAGTGACACTAATGCACTTATGTTCGGTCTTGGGAGAGTATTAATATATCCTGAGGTAAGGCAAATTCACGATAAAGTATTAGATACATTAGTATATGGACCTTACATAAGAGTATTGAATCCAATGATGGAAGGAACATACTGGAGAGAATATTTGAATGAATACCATCTATAA
- a CDS encoding thiamine pyrophosphate-binding protein: MAKNVAEIIVDTLVRAGVKRIYGIPGDSIDPLVDAIRKNKEIEYIQVRHEEGAAFAASVESKLTGNVTACMGTSGPGSIHLLNGLYDTKMDHAPVVALTGQIESDMLGHDYFQEVNLVKLFDDVAVFNQMVVNPKNAGYLIWRAIYEAKTKRGVAHLNLPVDILRMEGEEYEGTFEVNVSYSVNVDPAVKLINESNNPVVMIGGGARGSAELLNEFAEKIGSPIIYALNGKGVLSDYDEKVMGGIGLLGTKPSVEALNKADLLILLGTSFPYVNFLPKDVKVIQVDTNPENISKRVKVDVPLVTTVEDFLKSIVGKVREKEEKFYVKMKDSKEKWFNELKKVEEDNSTPIKPQKVAAKLSEIFTEGVVVVDTGNVTMWGAGILKLLVSSVSYFLHG, translated from the coding sequence ATGGCTAAAAATGTTGCAGAAATAATAGTCGATACATTAGTTAGAGCTGGAGTAAAGAGAATTTATGGTATACCCGGTGATTCTATAGATCCATTAGTTGATGCAATTAGGAAAAATAAAGAGATAGAGTATATACAAGTTAGGCACGAAGAAGGAGCAGCTTTTGCTGCATCTGTGGAATCTAAATTAACTGGAAATGTGACTGCATGCATGGGAACTTCTGGGCCAGGGTCTATACATTTATTAAACGGACTATATGACACAAAAATGGATCATGCACCAGTTGTAGCACTGACTGGTCAAATAGAAAGTGATATGCTAGGACATGATTATTTTCAGGAAGTAAACCTAGTTAAATTGTTTGACGATGTTGCTGTATTTAATCAAATGGTTGTAAATCCAAAAAATGCGGGATATCTAATATGGAGGGCTATTTATGAGGCTAAGACTAAGAGGGGAGTTGCACATCTAAATCTTCCAGTTGATATTCTCAGAATGGAAGGAGAAGAATATGAAGGAACTTTTGAGGTTAACGTTAGTTACTCTGTTAATGTTGATCCCGCGGTAAAGTTAATCAATGAGAGTAATAACCCCGTTGTAATGATAGGAGGTGGAGCTAGAGGTTCAGCGGAATTATTAAATGAATTTGCGGAGAAAATAGGTTCTCCAATAATTTATGCGTTAAACGGTAAAGGAGTGCTTTCAGATTATGATGAGAAGGTTATGGGAGGGATAGGACTCTTAGGAACTAAGCCATCTGTGGAAGCACTAAATAAAGCTGATTTACTTATCCTTTTGGGTACTTCTTTTCCTTATGTTAATTTCCTACCTAAGGATGTGAAGGTGATCCAAGTAGATACTAATCCAGAGAATATTTCAAAAAGAGTGAAAGTTGATGTTCCTTTAGTAACTACTGTAGAAGACTTTCTTAAATCGATTGTAGGTAAGGTAAGGGAAAAAGAAGAAAAGTTTTACGTAAAAATGAAAGATTCCAAGGAAAAGTGGTTCAATGAATTAAAGAAAGTAGAGGAAGATAACTCAACACCAATAAAACCGCAGAAAGTTGCTGCTAAACTCTCAGAAATATTTACGGAAGGTGTTGTGGTAGTAGATACTGGAAATGTAACCATGTGGGGGGCAGGCATTTTAAAGCTTCTGGTAAGCAGCGTTTCGTATTTTCTTCATGGTTAG
- a CDS encoding type II toxin-antitoxin system VapC family toxin encodes MKILLESSAIIEYLKGNKKAKEILDNAEDFYVSSLSVYEILLGKINENKMLDFLSSFKVLSVTLKDSVIASRIYKRLRDKGILIGSFDILMAAQAINRDLTLVTKDTDFLRIKGEYENFKLLILS; translated from the coding sequence ATGAAGATATTACTAGAAAGCTCAGCGATTATTGAGTACTTGAAGGGAAATAAGAAAGCAAAAGAAATTCTAGATAATGCTGAAGATTTTTATGTTAGCTCATTGAGCGTCTATGAGATATTATTAGGAAAAATTAATGAAAATAAAATGTTAGATTTTCTATCATCATTTAAAGTTTTAAGCGTTACCCTAAAGGATTCTGTAATAGCATCGAGAATTTATAAAAGATTGAGAGATAAAGGAATACTAATCGGATCTTTTGACATACTAATGGCAGCTCAAGCTATCAATAGAGATTTAACCCTTGTAACTAAAGATACAGATTTTTTAAGGATAAAAGGGGAATATGAGAATTTCAAGCTACTTATACTTTCATAA
- a CDS encoding protein-L-isoaspartate O-methyltransferase family protein — protein sequence MSEKEEILRKIKTRELAEAFNKVDRSLFLPENLKDYAYTHVNEALPILPGINTTALNLGIFMLDELDLHKGQKVLEIGTGIGYYTALIAEIVDKVVSVEINEKMYNYASKLLSSYHNIKLILGDGTLGYEEEKPYDRAIVWATAPTLLCKPYEQLKDGGIMILPIGVGRVQKLYKVIKKGNNPSLENLGEVMFGRIGGLYGFYDDYDDIEFRVNKLERQIKSILDNLVKKT from the coding sequence ATGAGTGAAAAAGAGGAAATATTGAGAAAGATTAAGACTCGAGAGTTAGCTGAAGCTTTCAACAAAGTTGATAGGTCTTTATTCCTTCCAGAGAACTTAAAGGATTATGCATATACTCATGTAAATGAAGCTCTACCAATTCTGCCGGGTATAAATACTACTGCTCTTAACTTAGGAATTTTTATGTTAGATGAGCTAGACCTTCATAAGGGACAGAAGGTTCTTGAGATAGGAACAGGAATTGGATATTATACTGCTTTAATTGCTGAAATTGTTGATAAAGTTGTAAGCGTAGAAATAAACGAGAAAATGTATAATTATGCTTCTAAACTACTTTCTTCTTATCATAATATAAAACTTATACTGGGTGACGGGACGTTAGGATATGAAGAAGAGAAACCTTATGATAGGGCGATTGTTTGGGCTACTGCACCTACGCTTCTTTGTAAACCTTATGAACAGCTTAAAGATGGAGGAATAATGATTTTACCAATAGGAGTTGGAAGAGTACAGAAACTTTACAAAGTGATTAAGAAAGGAAATAATCCATCACTTGAGAACCTAGGGGAAGTTATGTTTGGAAGAATCGGTGGTCTTTACGGTTTTTATGATGATTATGATGATATTGAATTTAGAGTCAATAAATTAGAAAGACAAATAAAATCTATATTAGATAATTTGGTAAAGAAAACTTAA
- a CDS encoding antitoxin VapB family protein: MYIVYMKTIMIRDDVYKKLLEIKGDKSFSEVIEELIEESLNVRRKKIEKYFGILKEEEAKELTKEIEEMRKRIDEDITRKLSDY; encoded by the coding sequence ATGTATATAGTATATATGAAAACGATAATGATAAGGGATGATGTGTACAAAAAATTGCTTGAAATTAAAGGAGATAAAAGCTTTAGTGAAGTGATTGAAGAATTAATAGAAGAATCGTTGAATGTAAGGAGGAAAAAAATTGAAAAATATTTTGGGATTCTTAAGGAGGAAGAGGCCAAGGAGTTGACTAAAGAAATTGAGGAAATGAGGAAGAGGATTGATGAAGATATTACTAGAAAGCTCAGCGATTATTGA
- a CDS encoding class I SAM-dependent methyltransferase, with product MVETEVNDRHIPPFILSSPLRRLFENPYSLLRKFIVEGMVVVDHGSGPGYYTIPMAKLVGEKGIVYAVDSDPKTISYLEKKLKKLGINNVKTIVSRNLSPIRTESVDFLISKDVLCCTVLHKELAKDIERVLKKGGKAYVTVRLGRVNKDPRALSAEEFFSLFTLIKEKGKRWLSAWVILEKPKTS from the coding sequence ATGGTTGAAACCGAGGTTAATGATAGGCATATACCACCTTTCATCTTATCGTCACCACTACGTAGGTTATTTGAAAACCCTTATTCTCTCTTAAGAAAGTTTATAGTAGAGGGAATGGTTGTAGTCGATCACGGTTCCGGGCCAGGATACTATACAATACCTATGGCTAAGCTTGTAGGAGAAAAGGGTATTGTATACGCTGTTGATTCAGATCCAAAAACTATTTCTTATCTTGAGAAAAAACTGAAAAAATTAGGAATCAACAATGTAAAGACCATTGTGAGTAGGAATTTAAGTCCAATAAGGACAGAGTCTGTCGACTTTTTAATTTCGAAAGATGTATTGTGCTGTACAGTTCTTCATAAAGAACTGGCAAAAGATATAGAAAGAGTTCTCAAAAAAGGTGGGAAAGCATATGTTACAGTAAGGCTTGGGAGAGTAAATAAAGATCCTAGAGCCCTAAGTGCAGAAGAATTTTTCTCACTTTTCACTCTAATTAAGGAAAAGGGAAAGAGATGGTTAAGTGCTTGGGTTATCTTAGAAAAACCTAAAACATCGTGA